A genomic window from Silene latifolia isolate original U9 population chromosome 11, ASM4854445v1, whole genome shotgun sequence includes:
- the LOC141611620 gene encoding pentatricopeptide repeat-containing protein At1g73400, mitochondrial-like, which translates to MWRSSCVLILRQSGRLFNGISLHDPYVIGLSRATTICLTSPMIVSRVSIIPDYANYFGLSRDYSCDGRNDFGGDDDCGIHGIGEEIISDADADMLHKIVTENSGFDKNIEKALDQAEIGLTTELVVKILHRLRFDEKVAFRFFMWAARQENYQHEYKVYNEMIDILSSTKLRVKQFRVVCDVLDYMKRNNRKSVPIEVLLTILRKYTEKHMTEIMKCSRKKKRVRVKKQPEINAFNLLLDALCKCGLVDDAEILFKKMRSKLAPNATTFSTLFFGWCRVKNPKRGMEILEGMTSMGFSPDSFIYNAAIDSFCKAGMVSKAIELFEFLKSGSSELCPPTANTYAIIILVLVKNDRIDDSFKVVEDMIHSGCLPDVSMYKKLIEGMCLAGKVEEAYRFLEEMAKKGYPPDIVTYNCFLKVLCDNKKADEVARLYGKMCEVGCTPSIHSFNMILEMFFTMGDLDGAFYTWSEMDKKGCDRDVNSYCVMIEGLFESNKIENACLLLEEVVNKGIKLPYEKYDLFLMHLSEIGDLRGIQCLSAHMKTFYNPSMARRYALNEKRKSLSLRG; encoded by the coding sequence ATGTGGAGAAGTTCCTGTGTATTAATTTTGAGGCAGTCGGGGCGATTATTTAATGGCATTAGTCTCCACGACCCATATGTCATTGGTCTCTCTAGAGCTACTACAATTTGTTTGACCTCTCCAATGATTGTTTCTCGTGTGAGTATAATCCCAGATTATGCAAACTATTTTGGATTGAGTAGAGATTATTCTTGTGATGGAAGGAATGATTTTGGTGGTGATGATGATTGTGGCATACATGGTATTGGAGAAGAAATAATTTCTGATGCTGATGCTGATATGCTTCATAAAATTGTTACTGAAAATTCTGGATTTGATAAAAATATAGAGAAAGCCCTCGACCAAGCTGAGATTGGGTTAACTACTGAGTTGGTTGTGAAAATTTTACATAGGCTGCGATTCGATGAGAAGGTAGCATTCAGGTTTTTCATGTGGGCAGCACGTCAGGAAAATTATCAGCATGAATATAAGGTGTACAATGAGATGATTGATATATTGTCGAGTACCAAGCTTAGGGTTAAGCAATTTAGGGTCGTTTGTGATGTGTTGGATTACATGAAAAGAAATAATAGGAAGTCGGTGCCTATCGAGGTATTGTTGactattttgagaaaatatacgGAAAAGCATATGACCGAGATTATGAAATGTTCAAGAAAGAAGAAGAGAGTTAGGGTTAAAAAGCAGCCGGAGATTAATGCATTTAACTTGCTTCTTGATGCTCTTTGCAAGTGTGGTCTGGTTGATGATGCAGAGATTTTGTTCAAGAAGATGAGGAGCAAGCTTGCACCAAATGCAACTACCTTTAGCACATTATTTTTTGGGTGGTGTAGGGTTAAAAACCCAAAGAGGGGAATGGAGATCTTGGAGGGAATGACTAGCATGGGTTTCTCTCCCGATAGTTTTATCTACAATGCTGCAATAGATTCCTTTTGTAAGGCCGGGATGGTGAGCAAGGCTATTGaactttttgaatttttgaaatcgGGAAGTTCTGAATTATGTCCTCCCACAGCAAACACATATGCAATAATTATCCTGGTTCTTGTTAAGAATGATCGAATTGACGATTCTTTCAAAGTTGTTGAGGATATGATACACAGTGGTTGTCTTCCTGATGTTTCCATGTACAAAAAGTTGATTGAGGGAATGTGCTTGGCTGGAAAGGTTGAGGAAGCTTACAGGTTTTTGGAAGAGATGGCAAAGAAGGGTTACCCTCCTGATATAGTCACATACAATTGCTTCCTTAAAGTTCTATGTGATAATAAGAAAGCTGATGAAGTTGCAAGGCTTTATGGCAAGATGTGTGAGGTAGGTTGTACGCCTAGCATACATAGCTTTAACATGATACTTGAGATGTTCTTTACAATGGGTGATCTGGATGGAGCCTTCTATACTTGGAGCGAAATGGATAAGAAAGGATGTGATCGAGATGTCAATAGCTATTGTGTTATGATTGAGGgtctttttgaaagtaacaaaatAGAGAATGCATGTTTGCTTTTAGAAGAGGTTGTAAACAAAGGAATTAAATTACCGTATGAAAAGTATGATTTGTTTCTGATGCATCTATCAGAGATTGGTGATCTTCGTGGAATTCAGTGTCTTTCAGCGCACATGAAAACTTTTTACAATCCTAGTATGGCTAGACGCTATGCTCTTAATGAAAAGCGGAAGAGCTTGAGTTTAAGGGGCTGA